Below is a genomic region from Medicago truncatula cultivar Jemalong A17 chromosome 3, MtrunA17r5.0-ANR, whole genome shotgun sequence.
GCTTTTGTTCAATTCTATGACCCGGGCTACCATTGCTTCACTTTTCAAGATTACCAGATCCTTCCCACCTTGGAGGAGTACTCTTGTTGGATTAATCTACCAGTGTTGGACAAAGTACCTTTCAGTGGCCTCGAGGAAACTCCCAAGCACTCAACTATTGCCACAGCCCTCCATCTTGAAACGGACGAAGTGAAAGCACATCTCATCACTAGGGGGAAATTTTTGGGTTTCTCCACCGATTTCCTTTACGAAAGGACCACATTCTTTGACAAAATGGGGGTTGCCTATGCTTTTAACTCCATCCTTGCCTTGCTTATTTATGGCCTCGTACTCTTCCCTagcctcgacaactttgtggacatcaAGGCTATCCAAATTTTCTTGTCAAGGAACCCTGTCCCTACCTTATTAGGTGATACCTATCTCTCCATCCATAGACGCACCCAATATGGTCGTGGAACTATCCTTTGTTGTGCACAATTGCTATATCGGTGGATCACCTCTCACTTACCCCGAACTCCTCGCTTCACCACCAATCCAGAAAACCTTCTTTGGTCAAAAAGACTCATGTCCCTTACTCCAGCCGAGGTAGTGTGGTACGATCGGGTTTATGACAAAGGAACCATTATTGACAGTTGTGGGAAATTCTCCAATGTACCACTTCTTGGGTTGGAAGGAGGAATTAGCTACAATCCTACACTTGCCCGACGCCAGTTCGGATATCCCATGGAAGGGAAGCCTCTCAGCATCTATCTAGAGAATGTGTATTACCTCAACATAGATGACAGTAAAGGCATGAGGGAGCAAGTTGTGCGAGCTTGGCACACCATTCGTAGAAGAGACAAAGGCCAGTTAGGGAAGAAGACAGGTGCCGTTCATGAATCAtacactcagtgggtgatagatagaGCTGTCCAAATTGGGATGCCTTATAAGATATCAAGATTGGTATCTGCAATCACTCCAGCACCACCCCTACCTATGACCTTTGACACCGAGAAGGAATACCAAGAGCGTTTAGCTGAGGCGGAACGTGAAGTACATAGGTGGAAAAGAGAGTATCAGGAAAAGGATCAGGAGTATGAGGCCGTAATGGGCCTGCTGGAGCAAGAAGCCTATGATAGCCACAAGAAAGATGTGGTAATCACCCAGCTGAGAAAAAGTATCAAGAAGAAAGATGCCGCACTTGATCAAATTCCCGGGCGAAAGAAGAAACGTATGGATCTCTTTGATGGGCCGCATTCCGATTTTGAGGATTAGTTCGCTTCAAAGGCTTGAGAGTCTTTTcagtttgttgttgatgttttttaGTTATGTCTATCCCTTGGCTCACTTTGTTTAAAGGGAAttatcttcttttattttgaaagtttatcccttggctttgttgttagaaagggaattatcttgtaatgaCTATGTCtgttttaatgttttgtttagggtcatatgtttataaaattgcttctataggtccttcgataaaaagatatataaaaattgcatattttggcatatagcatatcatgcatcatattgcattcATAAAAAGTGTCAAAACCAAGTCTCATACTCTCCTCATTTCTGTCTCAGAGAAGCAAAGTGGCCCGACGTATTTAGTACAAACCTACCCGTGTTCACCGTACTCGAGCATACATCAAGAAGAAGATGGCAACTGCTGAACAAGAGAACAGTGACCTTAGGGAGGAGGTTAGTAACCTCAAGGAAGGTATGGAGAAGATAACCGCAATGATGATTGACATGATGGCCGCACAGGCACAAGCCTCTCAAGCGCAAAATGCTCAGACCACTCAGGCACATGTTGAAGCTTCTCAGTCTGCTGGTTCTCCTGTAATCCAGCCAATTCCTACTATTTCTGTTGATATTTCACAACCAATTCCTACCGGTTCCACCGCAGTTGTTGGTACTACACAACCTTTGGTAACTGAACTTTCTTCTGGTAATATGTCAAACATGTACAATTCAGGCTTCCATCCCGTTGGACCTTCTGGTTTCTCTTTCCCTCCTCAGTACTGTATGCCGCCAGGCTACCCGTGGGGCATGCCGCTCGCAATTAATGAAAGTTTTCGTCATAATGCGCCGGAAATGCAATTCCCTCTTGGCCAGCAACAAACACCGTTCTACCAGACCGGCCAGCCTTTTCCTCAGGCTACTATGATTTATGCTGGACCCCTCGTGCATGCTGCTCAGCAAGAGGAGGAACAAGTTTACCATTCCAATAGTGTGGCTGGTGATGATAGAGTGGGTAACTTAGAAGAGAAGTACGATGCGGTACATAAAGAGTTGAAGAGTATCCGGGGTAAGGAAGTGTTTAGTCATAATTTAAATGACCTCTGCTTGGTTGCAGATGTGGTTATACCTCCTAAGTTTAAAGTGCCAACCTTTGAGAAGTACACGGGGAAATACTTGCCCTGAAATGCACTTAATCATGTATGTCAGGAGGATGACGGCTCATAGGAAGAATGAACCTCTACTCATCTACTGTTTTCAGGACAGTTTGGCTGGTCCAGCACTCACGTGGTATATGAATTTGAAGGGTATCACTACTTTTGAGGAATTGGCTAATGCCTTCATCCAGCAGTATAAATATAACTCTTATCTGGCCCCTAACCGGAAAGAGCTGCAAGCTATGACTCAGGGTGATAAGGAATCTTTCAAAGAGTATGCCCAGCGCTTCATTCAGAAATCTGCTCAAATTCGTCCGCCTTTGGAAGAAAGAGAAGTGGCTGATCTGTTCTATGAGACTCTGAGCCCTTTCTACTCAGAGAAGATGCTTCTTTGTGCTTCACAGAAGTTTACCGACATGGTAGACGCGGGTGTTCGTATTGAAGAATGGGTCCGTAAGGGACGGGGTAGTAAAGATGGTGCCTCTTCAGGTGGTTATTCAGGAAGTTTGACAAGTGGGTCATCCAATGGTAATAGGAAGTTCGGAAATGGGTACCCAAAGAAGAATCCTCAAGAGGTCGGCATGGTGGCTCATGGCGGATCCCAACCTGTATACCCCAACTACCCCTATGTTGCTAATATTCCATCACCCATCTCAGATCCACAAAACCCAAACTATCAACCACAAAGGCCTCAAGCCCACCGTCCATATTATCCACCACTATATCAATCACAACCTTATCAGCCACAACCGTTTTACCAACAACCATACTATCCCTttccaccacaacaacaacagcctCGTCGGCCTCGTCctccaccacaacaacaacagcctCGTCAGCCTCGCCCTCCAAGAAATCAATTCCCTCCTATCCCTATGTTGTTTGGAGACTTGTTACCTTCCCTACTTGCTAGGGGTCTTGTTCAGGTTAAACCACGTCCCCTGGTGCCGAACCCTTTACCTCATTGGTATCGCCCAGACCTTACTTGTGaattccatcaaggggcaccagggCACGACATTGAGCACTGTTACCCTCTCAAAGACGCAGTCCAAAGATTGATTCACAACAAGGACTTATCTTTCAATGACCCTGACCCTGTTGCTCCAAACAACCCTCTGCCACCTCATGGGCCGACCGTTAACATGATTGAGAATTATCAGGAAGATGGTCTCGTCACCAACGCTCAAGATGTCAGAACCCCGTTGGTTCCAATGCATGTGAAGATGTGTAACATAGGTATGTTTAGCCACGATCATATCAATTGTGAGGTGTGTTCTACGGATCCCCACGGGTGCATTCAAGTTCAAAATGATGTACAAGGGTTAATGGATCAAGGAGAGCTGGTTGTCACAAGAGAAGATAAGAACATTTCCGTTGTAATTCCTGTGTTTAAGGATAGGACGAAACCAATTGGTGTTGTTACTCCGATATTCAAAGACAATGCCAAGACAGTTGTCGATCCTCTGGCAATTTGTATGCCAAAACCCAAGCTGTTTTTCTCCCAGAAGGTATTCCATATAGCTACGAATCTACAGGCATAGAGGATGGTAAAGGGGTACTTTTGAGTCCTTCAACTTCGGTAGATAACATTGCTGAGAGTAGTCAAATTCTGAGAAGTGGACGTATTCTTCCGGCTGTTGTACAAGCAAAGAACAAAGCTCCGATGATAGAATCAGTGCCAATACCAGATCCTAGCAAGGGTAAAAGTGTGGGTCAACCTAGTGGAACTGACAACGATGAAATTTTGAAACTAATCAagaaaagtgattataagatagTGGATCAGTTATTGCAAACTCCATCCAAGATTTCTATCATGTCACTATTGACAAGTTCTGATGCTCATAGGGAGGCCTTGATGAAAGTGTTGAATCAGGCCTACGTAGACCATGATGTGACTTTGGATCAATTTGGGAGCATTGTTGGAAATGTGACGGCATGCAACAATCTGAGTTTCAGTGAGGAAGACCTCCCGGTGGAGGGGAAAAATCATAACATGGCCTTCCATATCTCTGTTATATGCAAAACAGATTATCTATCCAATGTCTTGATAGACAACGGTTCTTCCCTCAATGTGATGGCGAAGACAACCTTCGATAAATTGACATATTCAGACGGATTTATCAGGCCCAGTTGCGTGTCAGTAAGGGCATTTGATGGATCCAGGAAGACGGTGTGGGGAGAAATAGATTTACCTATCACTATTGGGCCCCAAGAGTTTAAAGTTACATTCCAGATAATGGATATTCAAGCTTCCTACAGCTGTTTACTTGGTAGACCATGGATTCATGAAGCAGGGGCAGTAACATCCACTCTTCACCAAAAGCTAAAGTTTGTGAGtcatggaaagcttgttacagtGAGTGGAGAATCAGCTCTTTTGGTTAGCCATTTGTCGTCCTTTTCCTTCATTGGTGGTGAAAGTTCGGATGGAACGTCATTCCAAGGGCTCTCGGTTGAAAGCGGTACTACAAAGGGTGAAACATGCATGGCCTCTCTAAGGGATGCTCAGAGAGTAATTCAAGAAGGAAAAGCGGAAGGCTGGGGGCAATTAGTACAGTTGCCCGAGAACAAGCGCAAAGAAGGTCTGGGTTTCTCTGGCAATAAGCAAGTGGTGTTCGACCCAACTAGGGGCACTTTTCACAGTGCCGGATTCATTAATACACCACCTGAGACTAATGCAATTTTGGAAGATCAATCAGAACAGGTGGCACCTGACTTTGTGACTCCTGATGGAAACTGCTGCAACTGGATTGCATTTGACATCCCTTCTGCGATACCTTTTTCTAAGTAATGTgtttgtctttgtttttgttttttaagaaaactcctttTATCCTGCCCCAGACGAAAGTGAAATCTTGCaggttttgtttttactttaagttgttttcaatattaataaaaaaaattgtcgtttctgtCACGgccgttattttattttattttagtacttTTTCTGGAAagatggtaatacaaaaaatcaaaaacttgttcttttttttttctttcttttaaaaaaaaaaaaatcaatttcaaaggtcTGCATCCACTATTTTGctaaaaatcaatcatgaatcatatgCAGACTGAACATAAGTGAGCCCGTTGAACGTAGTGACCCTATGCTTCCGCCCAACTTAGAGTTCCCTGTTTATGAGGCTTGGGTAGAGGAGGATGAAGAGATTCCTAATGAGCTCAGATGGATGTTAGAGCAAGAAAgaaaagccattcagcctcataAGGAAGAAATAGAATCGATCAACCTGGGTACTGAGGAAGATAAGAAAGAGATTAAGATTGAAGCGTCATTAGAGGCATCTGTCAAGAATAGGATAATTGAGCTTCTCAGAGAGTATGATGATATATTTGCGTGGTCCTACAAAGACATGCCGGGGTTAGACCCTGATGTTGTTGAACATCGTTTGCCTCTAAAGCCCGAGTGTCCTCCAGTCAAGCAGAAGTTAAGAAgatctcatccagatatggctctcaagatcaaagaggaagtgCGAAAGCAAATTGACGCAGGTTTCTTGATTACCTCTGAATATCCTCAATGGTTGGCTAACATAGTGCCCGTTCCgaagaaagatggtaaggtcagaatgtgtgttgactatCGGGATTTGAACAAAGCTAGTCCGAAGGATGATTTCGCCTTACCTCACATTGATGTATTGGTTGATAGTACTGCTAGAtgcaaggtgttctccttcatggatggattTTCTGGGTATAACCAAATCAAGATGGCTccggaagatagagaaaagacgtctttcatcACGCCATGGGGCGCTTTCTGCTACTTAGTAATGCCATTTGGATTGATAAATGCTGGCGCCACTTACCAGAGAGGCATGACTAAAATATTCCATGATATGATACATAAAGAGAttgaagtatatgtggatgatatgattgtcaAGTCAGGCACtaaagaagaacatgctgagtaTTTGTTAAAGATGTTTCaacggttgagaaagtacaaactccggttgaatcctaacaaatgtacctTCGGTGTTAGATCTGGCAAGCTCTTGGGTTTTATCGTTAGTCAGAAAGGTATTGAAGTAGATCCCGACAAAGTCAAAGCTATCAGGGAAATGCCGGCTCCAAGGACAGAGAAACAAGTTAGAGGTTTTTTGGGAAGATTGAACTACATCTCCAGATTCATCTCCCATATGACTGCCACATGTGGACCGATATTCAAGTTACTCCGTAAAGATCAGGGCATCGTTTGGACGGAAGATTGCCagaaagcttttgatagcatcaaaggGTATTTGTTAGAACCTCCGATTCTTGTCCCTCCAGttgaaggaaggcctttgatcatgtacttgACTGTGTTGGATGATTCTATGGgctgcgtgcttggtcaacaagacgaaactggaaagaaagagcatgccaTTTACTACTTGAGTAAGAAGTTTACTGATTGTGAGTCCCGATATTCTATGCTTGAGAAAACTTGTTGCGCTTTGGCATGGGCCGCTAAGCGTCTCCGTCACTACATGGTTTACCACactacttggttgatatccaaaatggatccgatcaagtacCTTTTTGAGAAGCCGGCATTAACAGGAAGAATTGCTCGTTGGCAGATGTtattgtctgaatatgatattgtgtatCGCACTCAGAAAGCCATCAAGGGTAGTGTTCTTGCTGACCATTTGGCTCATCAACCAATTGAAGACTATCAGCCTATCAAGTTTGATTTCccagatgaagagatcatgtatttaaagatGAAAGATTGTGATGAACCGTTGTTTGGTGAAGGTCCTGATCCAGACTCTAAGTGGGGTTTGATTTTTGATGGAGCCGTCAATGTCTTTGGTAATGGGATAGGGGCAGTTATCCTTACTCCTAAAGGTACTCACATCCCTTTCACTGCAAGACTCCGGTTTGATTGCACGAACAATATTGCAGAATATGAAGCTTGCATCATGGgcattgaagaagccattgacttgaggattaaaaatattgaaatatatggagattcagctcttgtgattaaccagatcaaaggaaaatgggaaACTCACCATGCTGGAATGATTCCTTACAGAGACTATGCAAGACGTTTATTGACTTTCTTCAACAAGGTGGAGTTGCACCACATTCCTCGGGATGAGAATCGAATGGCAGATGCCTTAGCAACTTTATCTTCAATGATCAAGGTGAATCGAGGCAACGACGTGCCTCTAATCAGTGTCAAGTTCCTTGATAGGCCCGCTTATGTGTTTGTAGCCGAAGTAGTTTTCGATGATAAGCCGTGGTTTCATGATATTAAAGTGTTTCTTCAAACTCAAGAGTACCCTCCTGGGGCATCCCGTAAAGATAAGAGAACTCTAAGAAGACTGTCTGGCAATTTCTTCCTGAGTGGAGACGtcttgtacaaaagaaactttgaTTCAGTTTTGCTCAGATGTGTGGACCGACGTGAAGCAgatttattaatgcatgagatACACGAAGGCTCGTTCGGGACTCATTCTAGTGGATATTCAATGGCTAAGAAGGCATTGAGAGCAGGCTACTACTGGATAACGATGCATGCTGACTGTCATCATTATGCCAAGAAGTGCCACAAGTGCCAAAtttatgctgataagattcatgttcCACCGTCTATGCTCAATGTTATCTCTTCTCCATGGCCGTTttctatgtggggcattgataTGATTGGTCGAATCGAACCAAAAGCTTCCAATGGACATCGTTTCATACTAGTGgctattgactacttcaccaaatgggtcgAAGCGGCATCTTATGCTAATGTGACCAAACAAGTAGTAGTCCgatttatcaagaacaatatcatatGCCGTTATGGCGTTCCCAACAAAATCATCACGGATAATGGCACGAATTTGAACAATAAAATGATGAAGGAATTATGTGATGGTTTCAAGATCGAGCATCATAACTcgtctccttatagacctcagatgaatggtgcggtcgaagctgcaaacaagaatATTAAGAAGATCGTGCAGAAGATGGTGGTTACCTATAaagactggcatgagatgtttcCCTACGCTTTGTATGGTTATCATACTTCAGTGCGtacttcaacaggggcaacccctctTTCTTTGGTATATGGGACGGAAGCGATACTTCCGGTAGAAGTTGAAATCCCGTCATTGAGGGTCTTGATGGAAGCTGAGCTGTCAGAGGCTGAATGGTGTCAAAATAGgaatgatcagttgaatttcaTTGAGGAAAAACGCATGGCTGCTTTATGTCATGGACAGCTATATCAGACAAGGATGAAACAAGCGTTCGATAAAaaggttcgtccccgtgaaTTTAAAGAAGGTGACCTGGTGGTCAAGAGTATCAAGTCTTTCCAACCAGACCCCAGGGGAAAGTGGACACCTAATTATGAAGGTCCCTATGTGGTGAAGAGAGCTTTttctggtggtgctttaattcttacaactatggatggagaggagttacctcgtcctgtgaattctgatgcagtcaagaaatactttgtctagatatatatgtaaaagaacagctcggtaggtcgaaaacccgaaagggcgtcCTAAACAAAAAAGAGCatctcgatggactgaaaacccgaaagggcggtccatgcaaaagttagagacatataaaaaaaatgattatcctgataggttgaaacccacaagggcgatctatgcaaaagttaaggattatGACAAAGTAACATCACTCCCTTGGGGCACCTTAGCTGTCAGAAGTTCTCCGATATCAAAGCAATATAGGcagtggaattcaaagttgttagagaATGTAGCAGTTATTATGTTCAATGTACCTTCCCCATATTAATTACCATTGtctaaattttgtaatttgtggTGCCATGCTTTAGCTGGTTACCATTTCTTTTAAATCAATTCGAGCCTGTGCCCCTTTATTTGAAATTCATATTTATTCTATGTgcaaattttcttccatttttactgTTAAAACTTGAagtaaaaactttgaaaattcttttaaaatctttatgttttcttttggaaAAGAACAAAATGACGACAAATATATTATCTTTAAATCATAGAAGCATGTGTCAACATTCGATTCAAAAGCATGTAGATTCATTTGTATGGACATAGTCATTGCTAAAAAGggaataaaaaagaagaaaagaataccAAAGGAAAAGCAATGACTATTTGAAGCATAAGCTTGCAAAAGCACCTCAGTTTCAGTTCTGGAATGGCGACTTCGGCTAGTGTTTTGATTTCTGAGCTAAACCGTATCAGTGTTAAGATCGTTGGGCTTTATCCCACCGGTGGTTTGTTTGAAGGGTTCTACCCCGACAATGTTTGACTCATCTCTAGTAATGGTATTCCCGTTGAGGATTTATGGGTGGTTGTGCTGTGATGTTGAGCTACTTCTTTTTGGACCTGCCCAACCTTGTCTCAACAATCTTAACACTATACCGTCGTTCGAGTCTCagtcatattcattcattcatgcatacatagcatgaatataaatatcattcatacATGGTTGCATTATTACCCAATGTCCTATTTATCTTGTGTCTCATAAAAGTATCATCCTCAATATGTATGTTTCAAAGTTTGCCACTAGTTAATTTCAAGGGGCAGGTCCCGCTAAacattcgtctttacctaattcacggtaatagacataatttcttttgcatattcttctttacctaattcacggtaatagacATGATTTCTTTtccatattcgtctttacctaattcacggtaataggcatgatttcttttacatattcgtctttacctaattcacggtaataggcatgatttattttgttgcatattcgtctgtacctaattcacggtaataggcatgatttactttgttgcatattcgtctttacctaattcacggtaatagtcATGATTTACTTtgttgcatattcgtctttacctaattcacggtaatagacatgatttcttttgcatattcgtctttacctaattcacggtaataggcatgatttcttttacatattcgtctttacctaattcacggtaataggcatgataTACTTTGTTGCATATTCGTCtgtacctaattcacggtaataggcatgatttactttgttgcatattcgtctttacctaattcacggtaataggcatgatcTTTTCCTtgtatattcgtctttacctaattcacggtaataggcatgatcTTTTCCTtgtatattcgtctttacctaattcacggtaataggcatgatttactttgttgcatattcgtctttacctaattcacggtaataggcatgatttaCTTTCTTGcgtattcgtctttacctaattcacggtaataagCATGATTATCTCCTCCAGGGTCGTCTTTACCAATTCTAAAGGTAATAGACATATGTTTATCTTTCTTGTGATGTCATCTTTATCAATTCTAGAGGTAATAGACATGTGTTTGCTTTCTTGAAATGTCGTCTTTACCAATTTAAAGGTAATATGCAGTTTTTCTTTCTCCCCAGTGATACTTGTCATTTTGGTCCTCAGTCATTCTATTTTTGTCGGTGTTGCATTCATAATTGCATCGCATGCATTCATATCATTATGCTCATGAGAGTTGCATTCTTAGCATTCCAACCGGTCAAAATTGGTGTACttaatatttaagtctcttcgacctgTTAATttaaaagtttctttttaaatctccgtgacgaagaaacttaaataggggcatctgtcataccccaaattttgaccactttttctatttttaccaaattttattcgtatttttaaaacCAGAATTTTCGTTATTTCAGACGAAAttccgacagggaggtattttaaaatacctcatatttgGTTCcaaatcgggccctcttctctcaatttccatttgttatttatttaactttaaatttgtttttctaatctttttttattattatttttttattattttatctcatttcattttttttcttcttctatttccttttattattatttattttaatatccataaaattaaaagttttgtCCGGATCTCCACCAGCTCACAAACAGCTCATTCACAACTGTCAATTTCttctccaagcaacaaaatgTCATGTTCCTCTCCAAGCAACCGAAATTCAGCTCTATAAATATAACCACCTGCACACAGACAAAAGGGGAGTCCAACAGACAAAAACACAGAATTTCAATCGCAAAACCTGCAAACAACAAATCTTTCACAAAACTGAATCAAGGCCATTCATCAACCCTAATCCGATCCAAACCGTTTCACAACCAACCCTGAAACACCATCACCAAACCAACACAGATCcagatcaagaaaaaaaaaaacaataaaaaggtaGTAACCCTTTTTGTAGATCTAGGGTCCGTTAAAGCTCATTTCAAAAAAACGTTTTCAAAAGAGAAAGGAGAAAGGAAAGGTTAAgcttttggtaaaaaaaaaatcgaaaaaagaGGAGTTtttaactccggcgcggtgCCGCCGCCGCGAAaactcgccggccaccgcgccggaatcaCCTCCGACCACCATCTctccaccggagaagatgaagaaattctagagagaaggcagagcttctctctctagaaataagagaagagagagagaaaacaatgaaaaatgacaattttgtgACCCACAACCTTTATATATGTGTTCACTGGTTCAACCCATGGACCGACCCGTAGAAACCGACCCGGTTCAGTTTTTAAGCCCAATTCTCTTTTCTCATTCCTGCACCCCCTTTTATTTCTTGCTTACCCCCCagcatctcattttttttaatttctttttcatgcattttaattttctctctattaatccagagtgctctggtcctatattaactgttaatattatttcttttaatttaaattaatccagagtgctctggtccttcttaattaaattaatctagagtgctctggtccttgttaattaaattaatccagagtgctctggtcctaaattaattgttaatattatatttttgttctccAGAGTGTTCtggtcctatatatatatatatatatatatatatatatatatatatatatatatatatatatatatatattaaatgctatttatattattgaaCTAAcgcacttttattttattgcttttttagtttaatttcattattaaaaaacagcaaaaagcattcaaatataaaaaaaattacaaaaaaacattttcataacaaaccttgattctcaaatcaagtgatcgttatttttattttctttcttaatcaaatttcaaatcaattctaattttaCTTCAATTCTAATGGGTGTTATCGAGAGGTTATTACTTAAATTAGAAGGGATAATgggtgttatcgcgattttcgggtgtcaagtcattaattaggcttgaacctttcaatctttgatattctctattttttcttgggaagggcaaaattgagaaaaaacccttagattcgaagttcgggggtcgctttcgctacgggaaggtgttaggcacccggaacgattatggtattccataagaaccgttctcctaagtttatttctacgctttattttttattgcctacttattaaaaaaggaagttttatttgagtgaagaatggggggaagaaagtgtttgaggttttattttacttggctt
It encodes:
- the LOC120579505 gene encoding uncharacterized protein codes for the protein MYVRRMTAHRKNEPLLIYCFQDSLAGPALTWYMNLKGITTFEELANAFIQQYKYNSYLAPNRKELQAMTQGDKESFKEYAQRFIQKSAQIRPPLEEREVADLFYETLSPFYSEKMLLCASQKFTDMVDAGVRIEEWVRKGRGSKDGASSGGYSGSLTSGSSNGNRKFGNGYPKKNPQEVGMVAHGGSQPVYPNYPYVANIPSPISDPQNPNYQPQRPQAHRPYYPPLYQSQPYQPQPFYQQPYYPFPPQQQQPRRPRPPPQQQQPRQPRPPRNQFPPIPMLFGDLLPSLLARGLVQVKPRPLVPNPLPHWYRPDLTCEFHQGAPGHDIEHCYPLKDAVQRLIHNKDLSFNDPDPVAPNNPLPPHGPTVNMIENYQEDGLVTNAQDVRTPLVPMHVKMCNIGMFSHDHINCEVCSTDPHGCIQVQNDVQGLMDQGELVVTREDKNISVVIPVFKDRTKPIGVVTPIFKDNAKTVVDPLAICIEDGKGVLLSPSTSVDNIAESSQILRSGRILPAVVQAKNKAPMIESVPIPDPSKGKSVGQPSGTDNDEILKLIKKSDYKIVDQLLQTPSKISIMSLLTSSDAHREALMKVLNQAYVDHDVTLDQFGSIVGNVTACNNLSFSEEDLPVEGKNHNMAFHISVICKTDYLSNVLIDNGSSLNVMAKTTFDKLTYSDGFIRPSCVSVRAFDGSRKTVWGEIDLPITIGPQEFKVTFQIMDIQASYSCLLGRPWIHEAGAVTSTLHQKLKFVSHGKLVTVSGESALLVSHLSSFSFIGGESSDGTSFQGLSVESGTTKGETCMASLRDAQRVIQEGKAEGWGQLVQLPENKRKEGLGFSGNKQVVFDPTRGTFHSAGFINTPPETNAILEDQSEQVAPDFVTPDGNCCNWIAFDIPSAIPFSKLNISEPVERSDPMLPPNLEFPVYEAWVEEDEEIPNELRWMLEQERKAIQPHKEEIESINLGTEEDKKEIKIEASLEASVKNRIIELLREYDDIFAWSYKDMPGLDPDVVEHRLPLKPECPPVKQKLRRSHPDMALKIKEEVRKQIDAGFLITSEYPQWLANIVPVPKKDGKVRMCVDYRDLNKASPKDDFALPHIDVLVDSTARCKVFSFMDGFSGYNQIKMAPEDREKTSFITPWGAFCYLVMPFGLINAGATYQRGMTKIFHDMIHKEIEVYVDDMIVKSGTKEEHAEYLLKMFQRLRKYKLRLNPNKCTFGVRSGKLLGFIVSQKGIEVDPDKVKAIREMPAPRTEKQVRGFLGRLNYISRFISHMTATCGPIFKLLRKDQGIVWTEDCQKAFDSIKGYLLEPPILVPPVEGRPLIMYLTVLDDSMGCVLGQQDETGKKEHAIYYLSKKFTDCESRYSMLEKTCCALAWAAKRLRHYMVYHTTWLISKMDPIKYLFEKPALTGRIARWQMLLSEYDIVYRTQKAIKGSVLADHLAHQPIEDYQPIKFDFPDEEIMYLKMKDCDEPLFGEGPDPDSKWGLIFDGAVNVFGNGIGAVILTPKGTHIPFTARLRFDCTNNIAEYEIKGKWETHHAGMIPYRDYARRLLTFFNKVELHHIPRDENRMADALATLSSMIKVNRGNDVPLISVKFLDRPAYVFVAEVVFDDKPWFHDIKVFLQTQEYPPGASRKDKRTLRRLSGNFFLSGDVLYKRNFDSVLLRCVDRREADLLMHEIHEGSFGTHSSGYSMAKKALRAGYYWITMHADCHHYAKKCHKCQIYADKIHVPPSMLNVISSPWPFSMWGIDMIGRIEPKASNGHRFILVAIDYFTKWVEAASYANVTKQVVVRFIKNNIICRYGVPNKIITDNGTNLNNKMMKELCDGFKIEHHNSSPYRPQMNGAVEAANKNIKKIVQKMVVTYKDWHEMFPYALYGYHTSVRTSTGATPLSLVYGTEAILPVEVEIPSLRVLMEAELSEAEWCQNRNDQLNFIEEKRMAALCHGQLYQTRMKQAFDKKVRPREFKEGDLVVKSIKSFQPDPRGKWTPNYEGPYVVKRAFSGGALILTTMDGEELPRPVNSDAVKK